In Syntrophotaleaceae bacterium, the DNA window CGGGCGGTGCTGCTGGCCGAGCGGAGATGAAGGTTCTTGCGCTACGCGCGGGTCTCGGGGTGCCCGCGTAAAGGGGTGTCTGTCGCCTGGATGGCGACAGTCAAGCCCCAAGGATGGGTTTATGCGGCCCCTTGGAGCGGGTGCCCCGAGACCCTCACAGTCCGATCCCGATTTCGATAGCGATTTCGATACCGATGAAAACCTTTTGCAAAGGAGGCTGCCATGCCGATCATCACCCTGGGGATTTCCCCGCAGACGACAGAGAAAAAAGAACAGCTTATCGCCCGCCTGACCGCTGCCGCCGCCGAGGTGACGGGGATCCCCGC includes these proteins:
- the dmpI gene encoding 4-oxalocrotonate tautomerase DmpI, encoding MPIITLGISPQTTEKKEQLIARLTAAAAEVTGIPAEKFIVVIDETPRENIGVGGVPLSKLVP